A genome region from bacterium includes the following:
- a CDS encoding DUF5060 domain-containing protein, whose amino-acid sequence MQALVALCLLLAVTPALAAPSIGNLRLAADRVPCYGRAEMRCDLQATYDNPFDPAQVTLDATCIGPGGLRLTTPGFLYQDFTRARDADGREQIVPAGQPVWMVRFCPTKPGSWQARLTVTDQTGTATSGPVSFTALPSASHGFIRRSPDPRYFQYGDGTPISLIGLNIAWAGRGGSFDFDPWLTESGKAGINFARIWLQWNSTLSIETKQSGAGRYDLGNAWRMDHVLDVARDSGVRVLFCLDSPEPYQKEHYWLGKLTSKPWENCPHNAVNGGPLNTPEEFYTTEAGHELIRRRLRYIVARWGFDTNVMCWELWNELNCFPGWTNLIPQIVDWHKEMAAELRRLDPNRHLITTSFGTAYGEDAIWQVSDLDFVQSHLYGFRRVGATYAAVTQEMHRRYGRPHVVGEFGPKMAELGPMPQTDPTGLNVRHGIWSTMLGGGGASGLTWCWDFYIHKLNLYPVFTPLAEFCRGIDWPREGFRTARTTARWLTPPPPTTPQDLVVPCGGGGLPQLTGTYVFDLANPPEELGRVYLYGRAQSDQQKPISFEVTLPQAGKLIINVGRVWVAGILEAKLDGQPVLREVLPAGPPGTGPWKKAEFSEQWKIWASDYDRDIAFDLPAGKHALELYNAGRDGITIDRVTITGCLTEDRPGVFAVGLVGKKLALLWVQNKASDWFALAEAKPVEPLSGAVLTVAGIPPGPCTVEWWDTATGKITATEKLRAGKDGLALKLPTVASDVAAKVRY is encoded by the coding sequence ATGCAAGCGCTGGTCGCGCTCTGTTTGCTGCTTGCCGTCACACCGGCCCTCGCCGCTCCGAGCATCGGCAATCTCCGTCTCGCCGCGGACAGAGTCCCATGCTACGGCCGCGCCGAGATGCGGTGCGACCTGCAGGCCACATACGACAACCCCTTCGACCCGGCGCAGGTGACGCTCGACGCCACCTGCATCGGCCCCGGGGGGCTGAGGCTCACCACGCCCGGCTTCCTGTACCAGGACTTCACCCGCGCGCGCGATGCCGACGGCCGCGAGCAGATTGTGCCCGCCGGGCAGCCCGTGTGGATGGTGCGCTTCTGCCCCACGAAGCCCGGCTCCTGGCAGGCGCGCCTGACCGTCACCGACCAGACCGGCACGGCCACCTCGGGCCCCGTCTCGTTCACCGCCCTCCCGTCCGCCTCCCACGGCTTCATTCGCCGCAGTCCCGACCCGCGCTACTTCCAGTATGGCGACGGCACGCCGATCTCACTCATCGGCCTGAACATCGCCTGGGCCGGCAGGGGCGGCAGCTTCGACTTCGACCCGTGGCTCACCGAGTCAGGCAAGGCCGGCATCAACTTCGCCCGCATCTGGCTGCAGTGGAACAGCACCCTCAGCATCGAGACGAAGCAGAGCGGCGCGGGACGCTATGACCTGGGCAACGCCTGGCGGATGGATCACGTCCTCGACGTGGCGCGCGACAGCGGCGTGCGCGTGCTGTTCTGTCTCGACTCGCCCGAGCCCTACCAGAAGGAGCATTACTGGCTCGGGAAGCTGACCAGCAAGCCCTGGGAGAACTGCCCCCACAACGCCGTCAACGGCGGGCCGCTGAACACCCCCGAGGAGTTCTACACCACCGAGGCCGGGCATGAGCTGATCCGGCGGCGACTGCGCTACATCGTCGCCCGCTGGGGCTTTGACACCAATGTCATGTGCTGGGAACTGTGGAACGAGCTGAACTGCTTCCCCGGCTGGACCAACCTCATCCCGCAGATCGTGGACTGGCACAAGGAGATGGCCGCTGAGCTGCGGCGCCTGGACCCCAACCGCCACCTCATCACCACCAGCTTCGGCACCGCCTACGGCGAGGACGCGATCTGGCAGGTGTCCGACCTGGACTTCGTCCAGTCGCACCTGTACGGCTTCCGGCGGGTGGGCGCGACGTATGCCGCCGTCACGCAGGAGATGCACCGGCGCTACGGCCGTCCGCACGTCGTCGGCGAGTTCGGACCCAAGATGGCTGAGCTGGGGCCCATGCCCCAGACCGACCCGACCGGGCTGAACGTTCGGCACGGCATCTGGTCCACGATGCTGGGCGGCGGCGGCGCCTCGGGCCTGACGTGGTGCTGGGACTTCTACATCCACAAGCTGAACCTGTACCCCGTCTTCACGCCACTGGCGGAGTTCTGTCGGGGGATAGACTGGCCGCGCGAGGGCTTCCGCACGGCGCGCACGACGGCGCGCTGGCTGACGCCTCCGCCGCCGACGACGCCGCAGGACCTGGTCGTGCCGTGCGGGGGCGGCGGTCTGCCGCAGCTGACCGGTACCTATGTCTTCGACCTGGCGAACCCGCCGGAGGAACTGGGTCGCGTCTACCTCTACGGCCGCGCGCAGAGCGACCAGCAGAAGCCGATCAGCTTCGAGGTCACGCTGCCCCAGGCGGGCAAGCTCATCATCAACGTCGGGCGGGTGTGGGTCGCGGGCATTCTGGAGGCGAAGCTGGACGGGCAGCCCGTGCTGCGTGAGGTGCTGCCGGCCGGCCCGCCGGGCACGGGACCCTGGAAGAAAGCCGAGTTCAGCGAGCAGTGGAAGATCTGGGCGTCGGACTATGACAGGGACATCGCCTTCGACCTGCCCGCCGGCAAACACGCTCTGGAGCTGTACAACGCCGGCCGGGATGGCATCACGATTGACCGGGTCACGATCACGGGCTGCCTGACCGAGGACCGACCCGGCGTCTTCGCCGTGGGGCTGGTGGGCAAGAAGCTGGCGCTGCTGTGGGTGCAGAACAAGGCGAGCGACTGGTTCGCGCTGGCCGAGGCAAAGCCCGTCGAGCCGCTCAGCGGTGCGGTCCTCACTGTGGCGGGCATCCCGCCGGGGCCCTGCACCGTAGAGTGGTGGGACACAGCGACGGGGAAGATCACGGCGACGGAGAAGCTGCGGGCGGGGAAGGACGGACTGGCGCTGAAGCTGCCGACGGTGGCGAGCGATGTGGCAGCCAAGGTGCGGTACTGA
- a CDS encoding amidohydrolase family protein: MIWIDTHIHVSDLNPDGSKRERMLDDLLELLDRCDADLRFVISCDGAYNSLVKQQPDGMMAANRMVHELCRQAPDRLFGSCIVNPHYPDEAQRMMDIAFAEWGFVQLGEMLPYMLDFVMDSDPVEALVRRAVDFDVPVQVHLGTYWGHKMGASGHGMDHMEDLLGIAERVPEAKYVLAHAIGCPGASAAEARCISWADWFLDVLAGFFDAYPDNFWVEIRDFQCRALPRAVAEVPANRLLSGTDWTTRIGPPFQTYGTQFNVSEADNPFPPKVESFVGFLTAAGASAETIERIAHGNARELYKLNL; the protein is encoded by the coding sequence ATGATCTGGATAGATACCCACATTCACGTCTCGGACCTCAACCCCGATGGCAGCAAGCGGGAGCGCATGCTCGACGATCTGCTCGAGCTGCTCGACCGTTGCGACGCCGACCTCCGGTTCGTCATCAGTTGCGACGGGGCTTACAACAGCCTCGTCAAGCAACAGCCGGATGGCATGATGGCCGCCAACCGGATGGTGCACGAGCTATGCCGACAGGCGCCCGACCGGCTGTTCGGGAGCTGCATCGTCAACCCGCACTACCCGGACGAGGCGCAGCGGATGATGGACATCGCCTTCGCCGAGTGGGGCTTTGTGCAGCTCGGAGAGATGTTGCCCTACATGCTGGACTTCGTCATGGATAGCGACCCGGTTGAGGCGCTGGTGCGCCGGGCGGTGGACTTCGACGTGCCCGTGCAGGTGCATCTGGGGACATACTGGGGCCACAAGATGGGGGCGTCGGGGCACGGCATGGACCACATGGAGGACCTGCTCGGCATCGCCGAGCGCGTGCCGGAGGCCAAGTACGTCCTGGCCCATGCGATCGGCTGTCCCGGGGCTTCGGCGGCCGAGGCGCGCTGCATCTCGTGGGCGGACTGGTTCCTCGATGTCCTGGCCGGCTTCTTCGATGCGTACCCCGACAACTTCTGGGTCGAGATCCGCGACTTCCAGTGCCGGGCGCTGCCGCGCGCGGTGGCCGAGGTACCGGCGAACCGCCTGCTGTCGGGCACTGACTGGACCACCCGCATCGGCCCGCCCTTCCAGACCTATGGCACGCAGTTCAACGTGAGCGAGGCCGACAACCCCTTCCCGCCGAAGGTCGAGTCGTTCGTCGGCTTCCTGACGGCGGCCGGGGCCAGCGCGGAGACGATCGAGCGCATCGCGCACGGGAACGCCCGCGAACTGTACAAGCTGAACCTGTAG
- a CDS encoding polysaccharide deacetylase family protein, protein MSDITVVLGFDMETDCGSWGIDYTGVTDGTPKILKLYEDKGATGTFFFTGETARLHPGVVQAVKAAGHEVGAHALYHETVGDPIFEIPGVKPLLPEEVPFRLRVATEWVAEALGEQPVSWRCPRLWGSTAVCNALNDLGYVADASYPLYFYEKQLVPYHPSRDNWAETGDLKLVEIPNFCDMTVDSTDEYHRDRDQWPLFRNQSGEALMGHIDNFIGYVRERNLPVVLCFYFHPWEFMPMPTRMHYGEGAVEPDYFLVENCGDYALEQFTVLLDSLIARGAEFKTAKQVAAEWA, encoded by the coding sequence ATGTCCGACATCACCGTCGTCCTCGGTTTCGACATGGAAACCGATTGTGGCAGTTGGGGGATTGACTACACCGGGGTCACCGATGGCACCCCGAAGATCCTGAAGCTCTATGAGGACAAGGGCGCCACCGGCACCTTCTTCTTCACCGGCGAGACCGCGCGCCTGCACCCGGGCGTGGTCCAGGCCGTCAAGGCCGCCGGGCATGAGGTCGGGGCGCACGCGCTGTACCATGAGACGGTCGGCGACCCGATCTTCGAGATCCCGGGCGTCAAGCCGCTGCTGCCCGAGGAGGTGCCGTTCCGCCTGCGCGTGGCGACCGAGTGGGTCGCCGAGGCCCTCGGCGAGCAGCCGGTCTCGTGGCGCTGCCCGCGCCTGTGGGGCAGCACCGCCGTGTGCAATGCCCTCAACGATCTCGGCTATGTGGCCGATGCCTCGTACCCGCTGTACTTCTATGAGAAGCAGCTCGTGCCATACCACCCCAGCCGCGACAACTGGGCGGAGACGGGCGACCTGAAGCTCGTCGAGATCCCGAACTTCTGCGACATGACCGTGGACAGCACCGACGAGTACCACCGCGACCGCGACCAGTGGCCGCTGTTCCGCAACCAGAGCGGCGAGGCCCTGATGGGCCACATTGACAACTTCATCGGCTACGTGCGCGAGCGCAACCTGCCGGTGGTGCTGTGCTTCTACTTCCACCCGTGGGAGTTCATGCCCATGCCCACGCGCATGCACTACGGCGAGGGCGCTGTAGAGCCGGACTACTTCCTGGTGGAGAACTGCGGCGACTATGCGCTGGAGCAGTTCACGGTCCTGCTGGACTCGCTGATCGCGCGCGGGGCGGAGTTCAAGACGGCCAAGCAAGTGGCGGCGGAGTGGGCGTGA
- a CDS encoding Xaa-Pro peptidase family protein, whose translation MATPSIPKSEFQQRWATLQKKMAEQDLDVLIAHGDEADPSMVRYLSDYWPLFETGGVALGRKGDPILCIGPETLTFAQDRGKCDRIMQLLEYRESAEPEYPGVKLDTFADVIAAAGGKNVKRIGVAGLPVMPVTVYNALKKAAGKAKLVRADDLIVEMRTVKSANEIKCMREAFRISEIATEYVLNKMKPGMTEQQIVGLAQAAMYEHGAEYEGHPTYVLSGVNSTHAIGRPSPKVIKKGELIQLNIGALVSGYSSSVGRPVCFGKMPAKMRDLVSFGLEAHYKTAEMMKAGEPAAEVVIKFEEFVKAAGYGDYLLYGPCHAIGLMEVERPWMESSSKYPLVENMTFQVDTFLYITGKFGLRWENGVRVTKQGVEWLSSIRNEVIEL comes from the coding sequence ATGGCAACCCCGAGCATCCCCAAGTCCGAGTTCCAGCAGCGCTGGGCGACGTTGCAGAAGAAGATGGCGGAGCAGGACCTCGATGTCCTCATCGCCCACGGCGACGAAGCCGATCCCTCGATGGTCCGCTACCTGTCCGACTACTGGCCGCTGTTTGAGACCGGCGGCGTGGCGCTGGGCCGCAAGGGCGACCCGATCCTGTGCATCGGCCCTGAGACCCTCACCTTCGCCCAGGACCGCGGCAAGTGCGACCGCATCATGCAGCTGCTGGAGTACCGCGAGTCGGCTGAGCCGGAGTACCCGGGCGTGAAGCTTGACACCTTCGCCGATGTCATCGCCGCCGCTGGAGGCAAGAACGTCAAGCGCATCGGCGTGGCGGGCCTGCCGGTCATGCCCGTGACGGTCTACAACGCGCTGAAGAAGGCCGCCGGCAAGGCAAAGCTCGTGCGCGCCGATGACCTGATCGTCGAGATGCGCACGGTCAAGAGCGCCAACGAGATCAAGTGCATGCGCGAGGCCTTCCGCATCAGCGAAATCGCCACTGAGTACGTGCTCAACAAGATGAAGCCGGGCATGACCGAGCAGCAGATCGTGGGCCTGGCGCAGGCGGCCATGTACGAGCACGGCGCGGAGTATGAGGGCCACCCGACATACGTGCTGTCGGGCGTGAACAGCACCCACGCCATCGGCCGGCCCAGCCCCAAGGTCATCAAGAAGGGCGAGCTGATCCAGCTCAACATCGGCGCCCTGGTCAGCGGCTACTCGTCCAGCGTCGGCCGCCCGGTGTGCTTCGGCAAGATGCCCGCCAAGATGCGCGACCTGGTGAGCTTCGGCCTGGAGGCCCACTACAAGACCGCCGAGATGATGAAGGCCGGGGAGCCTGCGGCTGAGGTCGTCATCAAGTTCGAGGAGTTCGTCAAGGCCGCCGGCTACGGCGACTACCTGCTGTACGGCCCGTGCCACGCCATCGGCCTGATGGAGGTCGAGCGCCCCTGGATGGAGTCCTCGAGCAAGTACCCGCTGGTCGAGAACATGACCTTCCAGGTGGACACGTTCCTGTACATCACCGGCAAGTTTGGCCTGCGCTGGGAGAACGGCGTCCGCGTGACCAAGCAGGGCGTGGAGTGGCTGAGCAGCATCCGGAATGAGGTTATTGAGCTGTAG
- a CDS encoding sensory rhodopsin transducer: MPDGKLTWIFPDGDLPPAGEEGLPLEGHESLIVLNTGDTDAVIEVDVYFMDREPESGIQLHVGARRVNCFRIDKGIGAQQYKIPFGQYALRLRSNVPVIAQLGRADVRQPNLAYYTTMGYGE, translated from the coding sequence ATGCCTGATGGCAAGCTGACGTGGATCTTCCCCGATGGTGATCTCCCGCCGGCCGGCGAGGAGGGCCTGCCCCTGGAGGGGCACGAGTCGCTGATCGTGCTCAACACCGGCGATACGGACGCCGTCATCGAGGTGGACGTGTACTTCATGGACCGCGAGCCCGAGAGCGGCATCCAACTGCACGTCGGCGCCCGCCGCGTGAACTGCTTCCGCATTGACAAGGGCATCGGCGCCCAGCAATACAAGATCCCCTTCGGCCAGTACGCTCTGCGTCTGCGGTCGAACGTGCCCGTCATCGCGCAACTGGGCCGGGCCGATGTCCGCCAGCCCAACCTGGCGTACTACACGACGATGGGGTACGGGGAATAG
- a CDS encoding beta-galactosidase trimerization domain-containing protein: MHDPKWCIFFDFHTMPANPDVGKGFDFDAITGQLADAGVDYIVFPARCNLGTAYYNTQIGIRHPALEYDLIGELVKACNKRSIALTCYINIGLSHEEGLRHRDWLVLNKDGYTYQPDRLNSFFRQMCYNSAYGPHAVAMVKELVAMHPIAGLFFDCMYTQPCYGIECMEEMKKLGVDWEDLEAVHDYNYMKMNRMAQQLTDAAKSVNPEVLLYCNGIDYEAQDKMGTYLDFECLPTGGWGYEALPMGARYLRTLGKPVLNMSGRFHKSWGDFGGIRTDASLEYDLVYGMANAMRPNIGDHFHPRGDINQPVFDMYKRLYTKLRRYDPWLEQATAEVDTAVVWQAPYPGYKFMSPTKRALWDKQYNAVKGATRLLCELKWQFDIVTDFADWDKYELLVLPDHIVMNEEFTKRLRKHLDKGGAVLSSAWSGLDPEGKQFVFDEWGCKFLGEDPYDPAFFTPYPELDYAMPAMPITLYQQGTSIEPTKGQQLAEIIAPYYNRHWDGEHGFVYLPPDKPTGRAAAVQNGRVGHFSHPVFTSYIADGQVPMKQFVANMLGRIMPRPLVQTSLPSYARAGVTRQQDAGVSRRMVHLISYVPERRGNTIDMIEEPIELRDVQVALRQDGQTPKRVYLAPEEQPLEFQIVDGYIHTAVPVVPGYAMVVFE; encoded by the coding sequence ATGCATGACCCCAAGTGGTGCATCTTCTTTGACTTCCACACCATGCCCGCCAACCCCGATGTGGGCAAGGGCTTTGACTTCGACGCCATCACCGGCCAGTTGGCCGACGCCGGCGTGGACTACATCGTCTTCCCGGCGCGCTGCAACCTGGGCACCGCCTACTACAACACGCAGATCGGCATCCGCCACCCGGCGCTGGAGTACGACCTGATCGGAGAGTTGGTCAAAGCCTGCAACAAGCGCAGCATCGCGCTGACGTGCTACATCAACATCGGCCTGAGCCACGAGGAGGGCCTGCGCCACCGCGACTGGCTGGTGCTCAACAAGGACGGCTACACCTACCAGCCTGACCGCCTCAACAGCTTCTTCCGCCAGATGTGCTACAACAGCGCCTATGGGCCACACGCGGTGGCGATGGTCAAGGAACTCGTCGCCATGCACCCCATCGCCGGCCTGTTCTTCGACTGCATGTACACCCAGCCGTGCTACGGCATCGAGTGCATGGAAGAGATGAAGAAGCTGGGCGTGGACTGGGAGGACCTCGAGGCGGTCCACGACTACAACTACATGAAGATGAACCGCATGGCCCAGCAGCTCACCGATGCGGCCAAGTCGGTCAACCCTGAGGTGCTGCTGTACTGCAACGGCATTGACTACGAGGCCCAGGACAAGATGGGGACATACCTGGACTTCGAGTGCCTGCCCACGGGCGGCTGGGGCTACGAGGCACTGCCGATGGGCGCGCGGTACCTGCGGACTCTGGGGAAGCCTGTGCTGAACATGAGCGGGCGCTTCCACAAGTCCTGGGGCGACTTCGGCGGCATCCGCACCGACGCGAGCCTGGAGTACGACCTCGTCTACGGCATGGCCAACGCCATGCGCCCGAACATTGGCGACCATTTCCACCCGCGCGGCGACATCAACCAGCCCGTCTTCGACATGTACAAGCGCCTGTACACCAAGCTGCGCCGCTACGACCCGTGGCTGGAGCAGGCCACGGCCGAAGTGGACACGGCGGTCGTGTGGCAGGCCCCGTATCCGGGCTACAAGTTCATGAGCCCGACCAAGCGCGCCCTGTGGGACAAGCAGTACAACGCCGTCAAGGGCGCGACGCGGCTGCTGTGCGAGCTGAAGTGGCAGTTCGACATCGTGACGGACTTCGCCGACTGGGACAAGTACGAGCTCTTGGTCCTGCCCGACCACATCGTGATGAACGAGGAGTTCACCAAGCGCCTCCGCAAGCACCTGGACAAGGGTGGGGCGGTGCTGTCGAGCGCCTGGTCGGGCCTGGACCCCGAGGGCAAGCAGTTCGTCTTCGACGAGTGGGGCTGCAAGTTCCTGGGCGAGGATCCGTATGACCCGGCGTTCTTCACCCCGTATCCCGAGCTGGACTACGCGATGCCCGCGATGCCCATCACGCTCTACCAGCAGGGCACGAGCATCGAGCCCACCAAGGGGCAGCAACTGGCCGAGATCATCGCCCCGTACTACAACCGGCACTGGGATGGCGAACACGGGTTTGTGTACCTGCCCCCCGACAAGCCGACCGGACGCGCCGCCGCGGTGCAGAACGGCCGCGTGGGGCACTTCAGCCATCCCGTCTTCACCAGCTACATCGCCGATGGGCAGGTGCCGATGAAGCAGTTCGTCGCGAACATGCTGGGCCGCATCATGCCGCGGCCGCTGGTGCAGACCAGCCTGCCGTCGTATGCGCGGGCGGGCGTGACGCGCCAGCAGGACGCCGGCGTCTCCCGGCGGATGGTCCACCTGATCTCCTACGTCCCCGAGCGGCGCGGCAACACGATTGACATGATCGAGGAGCCCATCGAGCTGCGCGACGTGCAGGTGGCCCTGCGCCAGGACGGGCAGACGCCCAAGCGGGTCTATCTCGCGCCCGAGGAACAGCCGCTGGAGTTCCAGATCGTGGACGGCTACATCCACACCGCCGTGCCCGTCGTGCCGGGCTATGCGATGGTGGTGTTCGAGTAG